The Flavobacterium psychrophilum genome includes a region encoding these proteins:
- a CDS encoding cytochrome C peroxidase: MRKIILMMVSSLLLLSCNKEEEYQEINEQLVFTVPANFPPMVQDLSLNHPTQKGFELGRRLFYDANLSADGTVSCSFCHEQGYAFTHHGHALSHGIRDQEGTRNAPAVQNLMFMGEYFYDGASDNIEMLSIVPIHNPLEMDETLENIALKLQKDKTYVQMFKKAFNGADITSGNILKALGQFMTMMVSANSRYDKYVRNEPGGSLSVQELQGMELFAQKCASCHATDLFTDNSYRNNGLPANPLLNDYGRQNVTGFGYDRYKFKVPSLRNAELTAPYMHDGRFGSLESVLNFYASGVKDSETLDTLLHQNAVLGIALSADEKTAIIAFIKTLTDEDFIKNPLFYYKT; the protein is encoded by the coding sequence ATGAGAAAAATTATTCTAATGATGGTATCGTCATTACTATTGTTATCATGCAATAAAGAGGAAGAATACCAGGAAATTAACGAACAACTTGTATTTACAGTACCTGCCAATTTTCCACCAATGGTACAGGATTTATCCTTAAATCATCCAACTCAAAAAGGTTTTGAACTAGGAAGGAGACTGTTTTATGATGCCAATCTTTCGGCTGACGGAACCGTATCATGTTCGTTTTGCCATGAGCAGGGCTATGCATTTACCCATCATGGGCATGCGTTAAGCCACGGTATACGCGATCAGGAGGGAACACGTAACGCCCCGGCGGTACAAAACCTTATGTTTATGGGCGAATACTTTTATGATGGAGCATCTGATAACATAGAGATGCTATCTATAGTGCCTATTCATAATCCGCTTGAGATGGACGAAACACTTGAAAACATAGCGCTTAAGCTGCAGAAAGATAAAACTTATGTGCAGATGTTTAAAAAGGCTTTTAATGGTGCCGATATTACATCCGGAAATATCTTAAAAGCATTAGGGCAATTCATGACTATGATGGTGTCGGCAAATTCGCGATATGACAAGTATGTCCGTAACGAACCGGGAGGCAGTTTGTCTGTACAGGAATTGCAGGGCATGGAACTTTTTGCACAAAAATGTGCTTCGTGCCACGCAACTGATTTGTTTACTGATAATTCCTACCGCAATAACGGACTGCCGGCTAATCCGCTGCTCAATGATTACGGACGCCAAAACGTAACAGGTTTTGGTTACGATCGCTATAAGTTTAAAGTGCCGAGCCTTCGCAATGCAGAATTAACAGCACCTTACATGCACGATGGACGCTTCGGGAGTCTGGAGTCTGTGCTTAATTTTTATGCATCAGGAGTAAAAGACTCTGAAACGTTAGATACTTTGCTGCATCAAAACGCAGTTTTAGGTATTGCACTTTCGGCAGACGAAAAAACGGCTATTATCGCTTTTATAAAAACGCTTACTGATGAGGACTTCATCAAAAACCCCTTATTCTATTACAAAACATAA